In a single window of the Arachis hypogaea cultivar Tifrunner chromosome 6, arahy.Tifrunner.gnm2.J5K5, whole genome shotgun sequence genome:
- the LOC112696648 gene encoding trihelix transcription factor PTL, translating into MEMEDHHHQHQQYGGITDLRQLVSNNGPRSTHFPTSIPPQPTAELFPGHPNLAAAHQQQHYELMMFGRQVADLMPRCLHDFADASNNNTSSIGVATVTTPTTTTSASTPPLSGLGGAEAAGCLGGDASTGRWPRQETLTLLEIRSRLDPKFKEANQKGPLWDEVSRIMSEEHGYQRSGKKCREKFENLYKYYKKTKEGKAGRQDGKHYRFFRQLEALYGENNSNNSNAASAQETNFGGSNTLHYQNNPHAFNSQHQMNNQEMLLLGSQNSLSLTNSTEFETSSSDDDDHNSTGGVKGNDESMEKRRKKRGGSKSWKVKIKDFIDLQMRKLVQKQEEWLDKLMKTLEQKEKERVLREEEWRRQEAARLEREHKFWAKERAWIEARDAALMEALHKLTGTDQVKSHHHHHDGIITGSAMQNKDHNEDDENWQECEISRLVQLRAEMMETRFRHGGDGCSEEAFWEQIATKMACFGYERSPVKLREKWETISKENNKKKRKENNSNSVRSSSSCFYIENNNNDHYSSSSSLYNNNNNNQSGGGYCDINNDQRRQQQSPSNSNANASVHQAENCFPFLMSCEGGTLWDNYSLKVNKPNQNE; encoded by the exons ATGGAAATGgaggatcatcatcatcaacaccaACAGTATGGCGGCATCACTGATCTGAGGCAGCTTGTGAGTAACAACGGACCCCGTTCAACACATTTTCCTACTTCCATACCGCCACAGCCCACGGCGGAGCTCTTCCCGGGCCACCCAAACCTCGCGGCTGCGCATCAGCAGCAGCACTACGAGCTGATGATGTTTGGGCGCCAAGTAGCTGACTTAATGCCTCGCTGTCTCCACGACTTTGCTGACGCCAGCAATAATAACACAAGCAGCATAGGTGTTGCCACTGTCACTACTCCCACCACAACCACAAGCGCTTCAACTCCTCCTCTTAGTGGGTTGGGCGGCGCTGAGGCTGCAGGATGCTTAGGTGGAGACGCATCCACTGGAAGATGGCCTAGACAAGAGACTCTTACTCTTCTTGAGATCAGATCTCGCCTTGACCCCAAATTCAAAGAAGCTAATCAGAAAGGTCCCCTCTGGGATGAAGTTTCTAG GATCATGTCTGAAGAGCATGGATACCAAAGGAGTGGGAAAAAGTGCAGGGAGAAGTTTGAGAATCTGTACAAGTATTACAAGAAGACAAAGGAAGGAAAAGCTGGAAGACAAGACGGGAAGCATTACCGATTCTTTCGCCAACTCGAAGCCTTATACGGTGAAAACAACAGTAACAACAGCAACGCTGCCTCAGCACAAGAAACCAATTTTGGTGGTAGCAACACCCTCCATTACCAAAACAATCCTCATGCTTTCAATTCCCAACATCAGATGAATAACCAAGAAATGCTGCTTCTTGGTTCCCAGAACAGCCTAAGCCTCACCAACTCCACTGAGTTTGAAACCTCTTCTTCGGATGATGATGATCACAATAGCACTGGGGGAGTGAAAGGGAACGATGAGTCCAtggagaagaggaggaagaagagaggagggaGCAAGAGCTGGAAGGTAAAGATAAAAGACTTCATTGACTTGCAAATGAGGAAGCTTGTGCAGAAGCAAGAAGAGTGGCTTGACAAGCTTATGAAGACGCTGGAACAGAAGGAGAAAGAGAGGGTTCTGAGAGAGGAAGAGTGGAGGAGACAAGAGGCAGCCAGGTTGGAGAGGGAGCACAAGTTTTGGGCCAAAGAGAGAGCATGGATTGAAGCAAGGGATGCTGCTTTAATGGAGGCCTTGCACAAGCTGACAGGAACTGATCAGGTAaagtctcatcatcatcatcatgatggGATAATAACTGGTTCCGCAATGCAAAATAAGGACCATAACGAAGATGATGAAAACTGGCAAGAATGTGAGATATCAAGGCTTGTACAGTTGAGAGCTGAGATGATGGAAACAAGGTTTAGGCATGGTGGTGATGGTTGTTCAGAAGAGGCTTTCTGGGAACAGATAGCAACAAAAATGGCATGTTTTGGGTATGAAAGGAGTCCAGTAAAGTTGAGAGAGAAATGGGAAACAATCAGCAAAgaaaacaacaagaagaagcggAAGGAGAATAACTCAAACTCAGTACGAAGTAGTAGTTCTTGTTTTTACATTGAAAACAATAACAATGaccattattcttcttcttcttctctatataacaacaacaacaacaaccaaagtGGTGGTGGATATTGTGATATCAACAATGATCAAAGGCGGCAACAACAATCACCTTCGAATTCCAACGCTAATGCATCAGTTCATCAAGCTGAGAACTGTTTCCCATTCTTGATGAGTTGTGAGGGAGGAACTTTGTGGGACAACTACAGCTTAAAGGTTAATAAACCAAATCAAAATGAGTAG